Proteins from a genomic interval of Pseudoruegeria sp. SHC-113:
- a CDS encoding bifunctional metallophosphatase/5'-nucleotidase — MLSRMLLTSAAALGLSAGMAAADYSLTILHTNDFHARFEPISKYDSGCSEEDNTAGECFGGSARLVTAVADARARSNNSILVDGGDQFQGTLYYTYYKGKVAAEMMNKLGYDAMTVGNHEFDDGPEVLRGFMDAVEFPVLMSNADISGEPALADTLMKSTVIEQGGEKIGLIGLTPQNTDELASPGKNITFSDPVPAVQAEVDKLTAEGVNKIIVLSHSGYGVDQRVAAETTGVDVIVGGHSNTLLSNTNDRAAGPYPTMVNGVAIVQAYAYGKFLGELNVTFDDDGNLTEAVGEPLVMDGAVAEDAVTKARIVELGAPLEEIRQKVVGAAGAAIEGNRDVCRAMECAMGNLVADAMLERVKDQGVQIAFANSGGLRASIDEGDVTMGEVLTVLPFQNTLSTFQIKGAGLLAALENGVSQVEEGAGRFPQVSGMKFTWDPAGVASESRITEVMVADGDGFVPLDPEATYAVVTNNYVRNGGDGYKMFSSDGMNAYDYGPDLADVVAEYLTGKGPYAPYTDGRIAQK; from the coding sequence ATGCTGTCCCGCATGCTTCTTACTTCCGCCGCCGCGCTCGGCCTTTCCGCCGGGATGGCGGCTGCGGATTATTCGCTGACCATTCTGCACACCAACGATTTCCACGCCCGCTTCGAGCCGATCTCCAAATACGACTCGGGCTGCTCCGAGGAAGACAACACCGCAGGTGAATGCTTCGGCGGCTCCGCCCGCCTCGTGACGGCGGTCGCGGACGCGCGCGCGCGGTCCAACAACTCCATCCTCGTGGACGGGGGCGATCAGTTCCAGGGCACGCTCTATTACACCTACTACAAGGGCAAGGTTGCCGCCGAGATGATGAACAAGCTCGGCTATGACGCAATGACGGTGGGCAACCACGAATTCGACGACGGCCCCGAAGTGCTGCGCGGCTTCATGGACGCGGTGGAATTCCCGGTGCTGATGTCCAACGCCGATATATCGGGCGAACCGGCGCTGGCCGATACGCTGATGAAATCCACGGTGATCGAGCAGGGCGGCGAGAAGATCGGCCTGATCGGCCTCACCCCGCAGAACACCGATGAGCTGGCCAGCCCCGGCAAGAACATCACCTTCTCCGATCCGGTCCCGGCCGTTCAGGCCGAGGTGGACAAGCTGACGGCGGAGGGTGTGAACAAGATCATCGTGCTGAGCCACTCCGGCTACGGTGTCGATCAACGCGTGGCCGCCGAAACCACCGGCGTGGACGTGATCGTGGGCGGCCACTCCAACACGCTCCTGTCCAACACCAATGATCGTGCGGCGGGCCCTTACCCGACGATGGTGAACGGCGTGGCCATCGTGCAGGCCTATGCCTACGGCAAATTCCTTGGCGAGCTGAACGTGACCTTCGATGACGACGGCAACCTGACCGAAGCCGTGGGCGAGCCGCTGGTGATGGACGGCGCTGTTGCGGAAGATGCTGTCACCAAGGCGCGCATCGTTGAGCTGGGCGCACCGCTTGAGGAGATCCGCCAGAAGGTCGTCGGCGCAGCCGGGGCCGCCATCGAAGGCAACCGCGATGTCTGCCGCGCGATGGAATGCGCCATGGGCAATCTGGTGGCCGACGCCATGCTGGAGCGCGTGAAGGATCAGGGCGTGCAGATCGCTTTTGCGAACTCGGGCGGCCTGCGTGCCTCCATCGACGAAGGCGATGTGACGATGGGCGAAGTGCTCACGGTGCTGCCGTTCCAGAACACGCTGTCGACGTTTCAGATCAAGGGTGCGGGCCTTTTGGCCGCGCTTGAGAACGGCGTAAGCCAGGTGGAAGAGGGCGCAGGCCGCTTCCCGCAGGTTTCGGGCATGAAGTTCACCTGGGATCCGGCCGGTGTGGCGAGCGAAAGCCGCATCACCGAGGTGATGGTGGCCGATGGCGACGGCTTCGTGCCGCTCGATCCCGAAGCGACCTACGCCGTGGTGACCAACAACTACGTGCGCAACGGCGGCGACGGCTACAAGATGTTCTCCTCCGATGGCATGAACGCTTACGACTACGGTCCCGATCTGGCCGATGTCGTGGCCGAGTACCTGACGGGCAAGGGCCCCTACGCGCCCTACACCGACGGGCGCATCGCGCAGAAGTAA
- a CDS encoding DUF1992 domain-containing protein: protein MDHPLIDLINQKIAAAEAEGAFDNLKGAGKPLPRCDDPENALLNRLVKEAGGVPEFVSLSRELARLREELRDTGDRTKRQAILKDMSMVEAKIDIARKAGR, encoded by the coding sequence ATGGACCACCCGCTGATCGACCTCATCAACCAGAAGATCGCCGCCGCCGAAGCCGAAGGGGCGTTTGACAATCTTAAGGGCGCGGGCAAGCCGCTGCCCAGATGCGACGATCCCGAGAACGCGCTGCTGAACCGTCTGGTGAAGGAGGCTGGCGGCGTGCCGGAGTTCGTCTCGCTCTCCCGCGAGCTGGCCCGCCTGCGCGAAGAGCTGCGCGACACGGGCGATCGCACAAAGCGGCAGGCGATCCTCAAGGATATGTCCATGGTGGAAGCGAAGATCGACATCGCCCGCAAGGCGGGGCGCTAG
- a CDS encoding MerR family transcriptional regulator: protein MTETRLSFKEMCAKFDVTPRTLRYYEYIELLRPEKEGRSRFYTPREVARMTLILRGRRFGFSLEEIRQWLLIYEEKGTGAQMEAWIELADRQLAELAEQKAQLDATIGELQALRDDVAKQAGG, encoded by the coding sequence ATGACCGAAACACGCCTTTCCTTCAAAGAGATGTGCGCGAAGTTCGACGTAACCCCGCGCACCCTGAGGTATTACGAGTACATCGAGCTTCTGCGCCCGGAAAAAGAGGGACGAAGCCGGTTTTACACCCCCCGCGAGGTGGCCCGGATGACGCTGATCCTGCGAGGGCGGCGCTTTGGGTTCAGCCTCGAAGAAATCCGCCAATGGCTCCTGATTTACGAGGAGAAAGGCACCGGGGCTCAGATGGAGGCCTGGATCGAACTGGCCGACAGGCAGCTTGCGGAACTGGCCGAGCAGAAGGCGCAACTCGATGCCACGATAGGCGAGTTGCAGGCCCTGCGCGACGATGTTGCCAAGCAGGCTGGCGGCTGA
- the arsC gene encoding arsenate reductase (glutaredoxin) (This arsenate reductase requires both glutathione and glutaredoxin to convert arsenate to arsenite, after which the efflux transporter formed by ArsA and ArsB can extrude the arsenite from the cell, providing resistance.), whose amino-acid sequence MSVVIWHNPRCSKSRQTLALLEEAGHAPEVRLYLKDGPSAAEVDALQAALGLPLSAMMRVKDAAFKEAGLNAESAEADLRAALLANPVLLERPIVVVGEKAAIGRPPEQVLTLF is encoded by the coding sequence GTGAGCGTTGTCATCTGGCATAACCCGCGCTGCAGCAAATCCCGCCAGACCTTGGCCTTGCTGGAAGAGGCCGGCCATGCGCCGGAGGTACGGCTCTACCTGAAAGACGGCCCGAGCGCTGCGGAGGTGGACGCTCTGCAGGCCGCCCTTGGCCTGCCGCTCTCCGCGATGATGCGCGTGAAGGATGCGGCCTTCAAAGAGGCCGGCCTGAATGCGGAGAGCGCCGAGGCAGATCTGCGCGCAGCGCTTCTGGCCAATCCAGTGCTGCTAGAGCGGCCTATCGTTGTGGTCGGTGAAAAGGCTGCGATCGGGCGGCCGCCAGAGCAAGTGCTGACGCTCTTCTAA
- a CDS encoding PaaI family thioesterase, translated as MASDSTKPSRAEIASQFINAIPHSRALGMVMKDVEPGIVRITMPYDSRLVGDPRTGVMHGGAVSALMDTCCGAAVISHPKAPITTATLDLRIDYFRPATPGETLLCEAHCHLMTRSAAFVRATAWDADTSRPVAAANGVFTLSNVKGKN; from the coding sequence ATGGCCTCTGACAGCACAAAACCAAGCCGGGCCGAGATCGCCTCGCAGTTCATCAACGCCATTCCCCATTCGCGCGCGCTGGGAATGGTGATGAAGGATGTTGAGCCCGGCATCGTGCGCATCACCATGCCCTATGATTCCCGCCTTGTGGGCGATCCGCGCACCGGTGTGATGCATGGCGGGGCCGTGTCGGCGCTGATGGACACCTGCTGCGGCGCGGCCGTGATCAGCCACCCGAAAGCGCCGATCACCACGGCCACGCTGGACCTGCGGATCGATTATTTCCGCCCCGCAACGCCGGGGGAAACCCTCCTGTGCGAGGCCCATTGCCACCTGATGACCCGCAGCGCCGCCTTCGTGCGCGCGACCGCATGGGACGCCGACACCTCGCGCCCGGTGGCCGCGGCCAACGGCGTGTTCACGCTCTCCAACGTGAAGGGGAAGAATTGA
- a CDS encoding DUF952 domain-containing protein, whose translation MLIYKIFRTSEWEAFEAAGQTLGAPVDLADGFVHFSTAAQAAETAAKHFASESGLWLLALESESLGAALKWEPSRGGALFPHLYRSLRIEDVLWHKPLPLVDGVHQFPEGMA comes from the coding sequence ATGCTGATTTACAAGATCTTCCGCACCTCCGAATGGGAGGCTTTCGAGGCCGCCGGGCAAACCCTCGGCGCGCCTGTCGATCTGGCCGATGGCTTTGTGCATTTCTCCACCGCCGCGCAGGCCGCCGAAACCGCCGCGAAGCATTTCGCCAGCGAAAGTGGCCTCTGGCTGCTGGCGCTGGAGTCCGAGAGCCTTGGCGCAGCGTTGAAATGGGAGCCCTCGCGCGGCGGCGCGCTGTTTCCGCATCTTTACCGCAGCTTGCGCATCGAAGATGTGCTCTGGCACAAACCGCTGCCCCTCGTGGATGGCGTGCACCAGTTCCCGGAAGGCATGGCATGA
- a CDS encoding MerR family transcriptional regulator has product MTDDFMTIREMCDEFGVTARALRFYESKELLAPYREGQRRLYNKTDRARLKLILRGKRFGFSLEEIRQLLELYNVADSQHVQIRRTMEVGYRRLADMEAQRDELTAAIGDLKARLEWGEAQLAKEDAKSAG; this is encoded by the coding sequence GTGACCGACGATTTCATGACCATCCGCGAAATGTGCGATGAATTCGGCGTGACGGCGCGCGCGCTGCGTTTCTACGAATCCAAGGAGCTTCTCGCCCCTTACCGCGAAGGCCAGCGCCGCCTCTACAACAAGACGGACCGCGCCCGCCTCAAGCTGATCCTGCGCGGCAAGCGCTTTGGCTTCAGCCTTGAAGAGATCCGGCAGCTGCTGGAGCTCTACAACGTGGCGGACTCGCAGCACGTGCAGATCCGGCGCACGATGGAAGTGGGCTACCGCCGCCTTGCGGATATGGAAGCCCAGCGCGACGAGCTGACCGCCGCCATCGGCGATCTGAAAGCCCGCCTCGAATGGGGCGAAGCGCAGCTCGCCAAGGAAGACGCCAAATCCGCCGGCTAA
- a CDS encoding MATE family efflux transporter translates to MSEATGSPKAPLTHRRVLQIAVPIVLSNATVPILGAVDTGVVGQIGEAAPIGAVGIGAVILGAIYWIFGFLRMGTTGLASQALGAEDRPEYVALLMRALLIGLSAGVVMILGQALLFAGAFRVAPASAEVEALARDYMAIRIWSAPATIALYGITGWLIAAERTRAVLLIQLWMNGVNIGLDLWFVLGLGWGVQGVAFATFLAEWSGLALGLLCCREAFAGRAWRAWARIFDAARLRHMASVNGDILVRSVLLQAIFVSFLFFGADLGDVPLAANQILLQFLHITAYALDGFAFAAEALVGQAMGAKAAPRLRRAAVMTSQWGLACVLLLSACFALFGGAIIDVMTTAPEVRTEARIYLGYMVAAPLVGLACWMLDGIFIGATRTRDMRNMMIVSAVIYFASVALFLPTLGNHGLWAALLISFLARGLTLGLRYPALEAAARN, encoded by the coding sequence ATGAGTGAGGCAACCGGCAGCCCCAAGGCACCGCTGACCCACCGCCGGGTGCTGCAGATCGCGGTGCCCATCGTGCTGTCCAACGCCACGGTGCCGATCCTTGGCGCGGTCGATACCGGCGTGGTGGGCCAGATCGGCGAGGCCGCGCCCATCGGGGCTGTGGGCATCGGCGCGGTGATCCTTGGCGCGATCTACTGGATCTTCGGCTTCCTGCGCATGGGCACCACGGGGCTGGCCAGTCAGGCTCTGGGGGCCGAGGACAGGCCGGAATACGTGGCGCTCCTGATGCGCGCGTTGCTGATTGGCCTGAGCGCCGGCGTGGTGATGATCTTAGGTCAGGCGCTGCTGTTTGCGGGCGCGTTCCGCGTGGCCCCGGCCTCCGCCGAGGTGGAGGCCTTGGCGCGGGACTATATGGCGATCCGAATCTGGTCCGCCCCGGCCACCATCGCGCTTTACGGTATCACCGGCTGGCTGATCGCAGCGGAGCGTACACGGGCGGTGCTGCTGATCCAGCTCTGGATGAACGGGGTGAACATCGGGCTCGATCTTTGGTTCGTGCTTGGGCTGGGCTGGGGCGTGCAGGGCGTGGCCTTCGCCACGTTTCTGGCGGAATGGAGCGGGCTGGCGCTGGGGCTCTTGTGCTGCCGGGAGGCTTTCGCGGGCCGCGCGTGGAGGGCGTGGGCGCGGATTTTCGATGCCGCCCGCCTGCGCCACATGGCGAGTGTCAACGGCGACATCCTTGTCCGCTCGGTGCTGCTTCAGGCGATCTTTGTCTCGTTCCTCTTCTTCGGAGCCGATCTGGGCGACGTGCCGCTGGCGGCGAACCAGATCCTGCTGCAGTTCCTGCACATCACGGCCTATGCGCTCGATGGCTTTGCCTTCGCCGCCGAGGCGCTGGTAGGGCAGGCGATGGGGGCGAAGGCTGCGCCCCGTCTGCGCCGCGCGGCGGTGATGACGAGCCAGTGGGGGCTGGCCTGCGTGCTGCTGCTCTCGGCCTGTTTCGCGCTCTTTGGCGGGGCGATCATCGACGTGATGACAACCGCGCCCGAGGTGCGCACGGAGGCGCGGATCTACCTTGGCTACATGGTCGCCGCGCCGCTGGTGGGGCTGGCCTGCTGGATGCTGGACGGCATCTTCATCGGCGCGACCCGCACGCGGGACATGCGCAACATGATGATCGTGAGCGCGGTGATTTATTTCGCATCGGTCGCCCTGTTTTTGCCGACACTGGGCAACCACGGGCTCTGGGCCGCGCTGCTGATTTCCTTCCTTGCCCGCGGGCTGACACTGGGCCTGCGCTATCCGGCGCTGGAGGCGGCGGCCAGAAATTGA
- a CDS encoding SOS response-associated peptidase, with the protein MCGRFAITLPTDAMAQLFDAAPANALPEVPNYNVCPTTQIHVITGREGERRRLGAMRWGFLPSWYKSPTDGPLLINARAETIAEKPAFRAACRERRCLIPCSGFYEWTKDESGARLPWYIQRADGAPLVFAAIWQDWGQGEDRAPTCAMVTTGANDAMGRIHHRMPVILEEADWGLWLGEEGKGAARLMRAAGEEVLRFHRVDPKVNSNRASGAGLIAPIPA; encoded by the coding sequence ATGTGCGGCCGTTTCGCGATCACCCTACCCACGGACGCCATGGCGCAGCTCTTTGACGCCGCGCCCGCCAATGCGCTGCCAGAGGTGCCGAATTACAACGTCTGCCCGACGACGCAGATCCATGTGATCACGGGCCGTGAGGGCGAACGCCGCCGCCTCGGCGCGATGCGCTGGGGCTTCCTGCCCTCATGGTACAAAAGCCCCACCGACGGCCCGCTGCTGATCAACGCGCGGGCGGAAACCATCGCCGAGAAACCTGCCTTCCGCGCCGCCTGCCGAGAGCGCCGCTGCCTGATCCCCTGCTCAGGCTTCTATGAATGGACGAAGGACGAAAGCGGCGCGCGGCTGCCGTGGTACATCCAGCGCGCCGATGGAGCGCCGCTTGTCTTTGCGGCGATCTGGCAGGATTGGGGCCAGGGCGAGGATCGCGCACCCACCTGCGCCATGGTCACCACCGGTGCGAACGACGCAATGGGGCGCATCCACCACCGGATGCCGGTGATCCTTGAAGAGGCCGATTGGGGCCTCTGGCTCGGCGAAGAAGGCAAGGGCGCGGCGCGGCTGATGCGGGCGGCAGGCGAAGAAGTACTGCGGTTCCACCGGGTCGACCCGA
- a CDS encoding quinone-dependent dihydroorotate dehydrogenase, whose product MKLIETLALAGLHRLDPEKAHGLSIKALNSGFAPLPGVVTSERLRTRLAGLDLANPVGLAAGYDKNAEALSPLARAGFGFVEVGAATPRPQPGNPKPRLFRLTEDEAVINRFGFNNEGMEAIGSRLAVRPKDMVLGLNLGANKDSADRAADYSQVLAHCAAHLDFATVNVSSPNTEKLRDLQGKAALTALLTGVMETRDALARPIPVFLKIAPDLSEAEIADVAAVAAECRVDAVIATNTTLSRDGLTSAHKDEAGGLSGKPLFEKSTRVLARLSAETGGAVPLIGVGGIDSAEAAYQKIRAGASAVQIYSAMVYKGLGLVAEVARGLDACLARDGFATVAEAVGTGREAWL is encoded by the coding sequence ATGAAGCTGATCGAGACACTCGCCCTTGCGGGCCTGCACCGGCTGGATCCCGAAAAGGCCCACGGGCTGTCCATCAAGGCGCTCAACAGCGGCTTCGCGCCCCTGCCCGGCGTGGTGACCTCCGAGCGCCTGCGCACCCGGCTCGCCGGGCTCGATCTGGCGAACCCGGTGGGGCTGGCGGCGGGCTATGACAAGAACGCCGAGGCGCTTAGCCCGCTGGCGCGCGCCGGGTTCGGCTTTGTCGAGGTGGGCGCGGCCACGCCCCGCCCGCAGCCCGGCAATCCAAAGCCGCGCCTCTTCCGCCTCACCGAAGATGAGGCCGTGATCAACCGCTTCGGCTTCAACAACGAGGGCATGGAGGCGATAGGCAGTCGCCTTGCCGTGCGCCCGAAAGACATGGTGCTGGGCCTGAACCTCGGCGCCAACAAGGACAGCGCGGATCGCGCGGCGGACTACAGCCAAGTGCTGGCCCATTGCGCCGCGCATCTGGATTTCGCCACCGTCAACGTCTCCTCCCCCAACACCGAGAAGCTGCGCGATCTGCAAGGCAAGGCGGCGCTCACCGCGCTGCTCACAGGCGTGATGGAGACGCGGGACGCCTTGGCGCGTCCGATCCCGGTGTTCCTCAAGATCGCGCCGGATCTGAGCGAGGCCGAGATCGCCGATGTCGCCGCCGTGGCCGCCGAATGCCGCGTGGATGCGGTGATCGCGACGAACACAACGCTGTCGCGCGACGGGCTGACGAGCGCTCACAAGGACGAGGCCGGGGGGCTTTCCGGCAAGCCGCTGTTTGAGAAATCCACCCGCGTGCTGGCGCGGCTGTCGGCGGAGACCGGCGGCGCGGTGCCGCTCATTGGCGTTGGCGGGATCGACAGCGCCGAGGCCGCCTATCAGAAGATCCGCGCCGGGGCCTCTGCGGTGCAGATCTATTCGGCGATGGTTTACAAGGGGCTCGGGCTGGTGGCCGAGGTGGCGCGCGGGCTTGACGCCTGCCTTGCGCGCGATGGCTTTGCCACGGTGGCCGAGGCCGTGGGCACCGGCCGGGAGGCGTGGCTGTGA
- a CDS encoding PaaI family thioesterase, whose product MSRKPVEPLHVIKQRREAALKALVNAIPYIEFLGVEFDRHGDELTGIMRYSDHLIGNPVLPALHGGATAAFMETVAVIELSWRFFWEDIESGEIDASALTPETMPRLPKTIDFSIDYLRSGLPRDAYARARINRFGRRYASVHVEAWQDHREKLFAQATGHFLMPARDE is encoded by the coding sequence ATGAGCCGCAAGCCCGTAGAGCCGCTTCACGTGATCAAGCAGCGCCGCGAGGCCGCGCTGAAGGCGTTGGTGAATGCCATTCCCTATATCGAGTTTCTGGGCGTGGAGTTCGACCGCCACGGCGACGAGCTGACCGGCATCATGCGCTACAGCGATCACCTGATCGGCAACCCGGTTCTGCCCGCGCTGCACGGCGGCGCGACGGCGGCCTTCATGGAAACCGTGGCGGTGATCGAGCTGTCGTGGCGTTTTTTCTGGGAAGACATCGAAAGCGGCGAGATCGACGCATCGGCCCTGACGCCCGAAACCATGCCGCGTCTGCCCAAGACGATCGATTTCTCCATCGATTACCTGCGTTCAGGCCTGCCGCGCGATGCCTATGCGCGCGCCCGGATCAACCGCTTCGGGCGGCGCTATGCCTCCGTTCACGTCGAGGCGTGGCAGGATCACCGCGAGAAGCTCTTTGCGCAGGCCACGGGCCATTTCCTGATGCCCGCGCGGGATGAGTGA